A single genomic interval of Chryseobacterium paludis harbors:
- a CDS encoding ferric siderophore ABC transporter substrate-binding protein, with the protein MKSYIVNKNEETRDRIKSGILSILIWSAILLFVFLYKLKPEQDKEPEVITTMLVNFGDNRNGNGVEEPAEQEGSLAAKTEEITPEPVEAAVPETKTVVKPEPEPETKKSESKEKIITGNNKKVSVPKKEESKSNKKETTSSSASKNTKKATATTANSKTGNGDGKGNAAIGNLIKGRGTKAGGQGTGTGIGNAGDPLGGDGNGDSKVGIDRKLVGYIPGTMGRGGAQPQHSCTASGSVTVAYTVDKAGNVVSARRAGGISDPCVSSTSVAWVKKYVKAEKASTSSTGTYKITF; encoded by the coding sequence ATGAAAAGTTATATCGTAAACAAAAATGAGGAAACGAGAGATCGGATAAAAAGTGGAATACTTTCTATTCTGATATGGTCTGCAATTCTACTTTTTGTTTTTCTTTATAAATTAAAACCCGAACAAGATAAAGAACCTGAAGTAATCACTACGATGTTGGTTAACTTTGGGGACAATCGAAATGGGAATGGGGTAGAAGAGCCGGCAGAGCAGGAAGGAAGCTTAGCCGCTAAAACAGAAGAAATCACTCCAGAACCTGTAGAAGCAGCGGTTCCGGAAACTAAAACAGTAGTAAAACCTGAGCCGGAGCCTGAGACGAAAAAATCAGAATCAAAGGAAAAAATTATTACAGGAAATAATAAAAAAGTTAGTGTTCCAAAAAAGGAAGAATCTAAATCGAATAAAAAAGAAACAACAAGCTCTTCTGCTTCCAAAAATACTAAAAAGGCCACTGCTACAACGGCTAATTCAAAAACAGGTAACGGAGATGGAAAAGGAAATGCAGCGATTGGAAATTTAATTAAAGGGAGAGGAACAAAAGCAGGAGGCCAAGGAACAGGGACAGGTATTGGAAACGCTGGAGATCCTTTAGGAGGAGATGGAAACGGAGACAGTAAAGTAGGAATTGACAGAAAATTGGTAGGATATATACCCGGAACAATGGGCAGGGGTGGAGCACAGCCTCAACATAGCTGTACGGCAAGTGGTTCTGTTACCGTTGCTTATACAGTAGACAAAGCAGGAAATGTAGTCTCCGCAAGACGGGCAGGAGGAATATCTGATCCGTGTGTCTCTTCAACATCGGTAGCATGGGTTAAAAAGTATGTGAAAGCTGAAAAAGCAAGTACCTCTTCAACAGGAACCTACAAAATTACATTCTAA
- the bcp gene encoding thioredoxin-dependent thiol peroxidase, whose translation MLKVGDKLPDFEGINQDGGKIISSELIGKKLVIFFYPQANTPTCTVEACNLSDNYSQLKKAGFQLLGISGDSVKKQKNFHSKFAFPYDLVADENRDIIEKFGVWQEKKTFGKTYMGIVRTTFIFNEKGICTRVIEKVSSKTAAEQILEE comes from the coding sequence ATGTTGAAAGTAGGAGACAAATTACCCGATTTTGAAGGAATCAATCAGGACGGAGGAAAAATAATCTCATCGGAATTGATTGGAAAAAAATTAGTTATATTCTTTTATCCGCAGGCCAATACACCAACGTGTACTGTGGAAGCATGTAATTTAAGTGATAATTATTCTCAACTAAAGAAAGCCGGGTTTCAGCTTTTAGGGATAAGTGGAGACTCTGTAAAAAAACAAAAAAACTTTCACAGCAAATTTGCTTTTCCATATGATTTGGTTGCTGATGAAAACCGTGATATTATCGAGAAATTTGGTGTTTGGCAGGAGAAAAAGACATTTGGCAAAACTTATATGGGAATTGTAAGAACTACTTTTATCTTTAACGAAAAGGGAATTTGCACAAGAGTTATTGAAAAAGTAAGTTCAAAAACAGCTGCAGAACAGATCTTAGAAGAATAA
- a CDS encoding DinB family protein encodes MITDSLKSLYTRDLNKLKSEIEAYQNEESIWLIDKHISNSAGNLCLHLVGNLSHFVGAILGHSGYIRNRELEFSLKNIPRTELIQQIESTIEVVNSSLDKLTDSHLKNEYPLEALGYKMTTEYFLIHLIGHLSYHLGQINYHRRLLDH; translated from the coding sequence ATGATAACAGATTCGCTAAAATCTCTTTATACCAGAGATTTAAATAAATTAAAATCAGAAATTGAAGCGTACCAAAATGAAGAGTCAATCTGGTTAATAGACAAGCATATTTCAAATTCTGCAGGAAACCTCTGTCTTCATTTGGTTGGAAATCTTAGCCATTTTGTGGGTGCAATACTTGGACATTCCGGATATATAAGAAACAGAGAACTTGAATTTTCATTAAAAAATATTCCACGAACTGAATTAATTCAGCAAATAGAAAGTACAATTGAAGTTGTAAATTCTTCCCTTGACAAATTAACTGATTCTCACCTAAAGAACGAATATCCTCTTGAAGCTTTGGGATATAAAATGACAACTGAATATTTCCTGATTCATTTGATCGGGCATTTGAGCTATCACCTGGGGCAAATTAATTACCACAGAAGGTTGCTGGATCACTAA
- a CDS encoding ExbD/TolR family protein: protein MKIQRRNKANPEFSLAAMTDVILLMLIFFMITSSAANQSAIDVKLPKTTSVDDNIPNPLTVSIKPDGSYYVDDKPVTKQLLEQTIVNSLANQSNKSFTIRADENTLHKDVVFAMEIAEKYKFNLALATVKDK from the coding sequence ATGAAAATTCAAAGAAGAAATAAAGCGAATCCGGAATTCAGTTTGGCAGCGATGACTGACGTTATTTTGCTGATGCTGATATTTTTTATGATCACTTCTTCAGCGGCCAACCAAAGTGCAATTGATGTTAAATTGCCAAAAACAACTTCCGTTGATGATAATATACCCAATCCACTGACTGTTAGTATAAAGCCTGATGGATCTTATTATGTAGATGATAAACCAGTGACTAAACAGCTGCTTGAACAAACTATTGTAAACAGTTTAGCCAATCAAAGCAATAAGTCGTTTACGATTCGTGCCGATGAAAATACATTACATAAAGATGTTGTTTTTGCAATGGAAATAGCTGAGAAATATAAATTCAACCTTGCGCTTGCAACAGTTAAAGATAAATAA
- a CDS encoding SprT-like domain-containing protein, with protein MSIQSLEKYLPPNTLQYLKIWFSDYYIHIKITRNRNSKLGDYRKLPDHSHEITINSTLVPQLFFFVLTHELAHLIAFEKYGRRISPHGNEWKETFRRMLLESTEVYDEALRPIIMKFSKSPKANFMASPDLVKYFHIEKQDDKLQFIEELKEGDYFMYRNEKYFLEGLIKKNYLCKNLATGRKYSFKPLARVEKCS; from the coding sequence ATGTCTATCCAATCATTAGAAAAATATTTACCACCGAATACACTTCAGTACTTGAAAATCTGGTTTTCAGATTATTATATTCATATAAAAATTACTCGAAATAGGAATTCCAAGCTGGGAGACTATAGAAAGCTCCCAGATCATTCCCATGAAATAACAATCAATTCTACATTGGTTCCCCAACTCTTTTTCTTCGTGCTTACTCATGAGTTAGCTCATCTTATTGCCTTTGAAAAATATGGAAGAAGAATTTCTCCTCATGGTAACGAATGGAAAGAGACTTTCAGACGGATGCTTCTGGAAAGTACTGAGGTATATGATGAAGCTTTGAGGCCAATTATCATGAAATTTTCAAAGTCTCCAAAGGCCAATTTTATGGCAAGTCCGGATTTGGTTAAATATTTCCATATTGAGAAACAAGATGATAAACTTCAATTTATTGAAGAATTAAAAGAAGGAGACTACTTTATGTACCGAAACGAGAAGTATTTTCTAGAAGGTCTGATTAAAAAAAACTATCTTTGTAAGAACCTGGCTACTGGAAGGAAGTATTCTTTCAAACCTTTGGCAAGGGTAGAAAAATGTAGTTAA
- a CDS encoding endonuclease III domain-containing protein, producing the protein MTKKQRAELVQFELEKLYPEVPIPLAHTDAYTLMVAVALSAQTTDKKVNEVTPQLFKVAGTPEKMAKLEVSEIKELIKEIGLSNTKAKNLKRMAELLLERHHGVVPQTYEELEALPGVGHKTASVVMSQGFGFPAFPVDTHIHRLMTQWKLTSGKNVIETEKDAKNIWKESVWNKLHLQIIFYGREYSPARGKGDKDFITKMMFEK; encoded by the coding sequence ATGACAAAAAAACAAAGGGCAGAACTTGTTCAGTTTGAATTAGAAAAACTATATCCCGAAGTTCCTATTCCGTTAGCTCATACTGACGCTTACACATTGATGGTTGCTGTAGCGCTTTCTGCGCAGACAACAGATAAAAAGGTGAACGAGGTAACCCCGCAGCTTTTTAAAGTGGCAGGAACGCCAGAAAAGATGGCTAAACTGGAAGTTTCAGAGATTAAAGAACTCATCAAAGAAATAGGACTTTCAAATACAAAAGCTAAAAATCTAAAAAGAATGGCTGAACTTTTATTGGAAAGACATCATGGGGTAGTGCCCCAGACATATGAAGAACTTGAAGCTCTACCGGGAGTTGGTCATAAAACAGCCTCCGTAGTAATGAGCCAGGGGTTTGGATTTCCCGCGTTTCCTGTTGATACGCATATTCATAGATTAATGACCCAATGGAAACTCACCTCAGGAAAAAATGTGATAGAAACGGAAAAAGACGCAAAAAACATATGGAAGGAAAGTGTTTGGAATAAGCTTCATCTCCAGATCATTTTCTATGGCAGAGAATATTCTCCTGCAAGAGGAAAAGGAGACAAAGATTTTATTACAAAGATGATGTTTGAGAAATAA
- a CDS encoding TolC family protein, with translation MKKVWIIVFGLTCLGMNAQKKWSLRECVDYAVKHNLQVIQNEYSKQVQDSNLKIAKKGYLPSVSASVGNTVSFGQASLGTGSIRNDRFSNNANLSADVLVYNNGRLEKTIRKSQFDVEASQYDIETIKNDISLQIAQQYLTTLLNKEIVKISQSAVENAQKQYERAKITTLVGTTAETVLAEAQSAVAREKQNLKTAEINTGRSLFALAQLLQLQEYKDFDVEDVDVPDELTPQLKSVDEVLTTAYDNQPQIKAAESRIRSAEAQTEVSKTAFWPTVTASAGIGSFYNNLLNTNNVGNALVYIEEPNFFQQYKDNFGQQAGLSVSIPVFNKGITKLQVEQSRINESVAKNTLEQQKQTVRQNVQKAQFDVDANYEAYIAAVEAAKSTKLSMDFADKSYAAGRTTIFDLNVARNNYANAQGSVAQAKFNYLFSLKLLNFYAGIPLSL, from the coding sequence ATGAAAAAAGTTTGGATTATCGTTTTCGGATTAACTTGTCTGGGTATGAATGCTCAGAAGAAATGGTCCTTAAGAGAATGTGTGGATTATGCGGTAAAACATAATCTTCAGGTTATCCAAAATGAATATTCGAAACAAGTTCAGGATTCTAATCTTAAAATTGCTAAAAAAGGATATTTACCCTCTGTATCAGCGAGTGTGGGGAACACAGTAAGTTTTGGACAGGCCTCATTGGGAACAGGAAGTATCAGGAATGATAGGTTCAGTAATAATGCTAATCTCTCAGCAGATGTTTTAGTTTATAATAATGGACGACTAGAGAAAACAATTAGAAAATCACAATTTGATGTTGAGGCAAGCCAGTATGATATAGAAACAATAAAGAATGATATTTCTTTACAGATTGCACAACAGTATTTAACAACTTTACTGAACAAAGAAATTGTGAAAATTTCTCAAAGTGCTGTTGAGAATGCTCAAAAACAATATGAAAGAGCAAAAATAACTACCTTGGTAGGAACAACTGCTGAAACCGTTCTTGCTGAAGCACAATCAGCCGTAGCTAGAGAAAAGCAGAACCTTAAAACCGCAGAAATCAATACCGGAAGAAGTTTATTTGCCTTAGCTCAACTATTGCAGCTGCAGGAATACAAAGATTTTGATGTTGAAGATGTAGACGTTCCGGACGAGCTTACTCCACAATTGAAATCTGTAGATGAGGTTTTAACGACTGCTTATGACAATCAGCCGCAGATAAAAGCAGCGGAAAGTAGAATTAGATCTGCTGAAGCGCAAACAGAAGTGTCTAAAACAGCATTTTGGCCAACGGTAACAGCAAGTGCAGGAATCGGAAGTTTTTATAATAACTTACTTAATACAAATAATGTGGGTAATGCACTGGTTTACATTGAAGAGCCCAATTTTTTCCAACAATATAAAGACAACTTCGGGCAGCAGGCCGGATTGTCAGTGAGTATTCCAGTTTTTAATAAAGGAATAACAAAGTTACAAGTCGAGCAATCCAGGATCAATGAAAGTGTTGCCAAAAATACATTGGAACAACAGAAGCAAACGGTAAGACAAAATGTTCAGAAAGCACAATTTGACGTAGATGCTAATTATGAAGCATATATTGCTGCAGTTGAAGCAGCAAAAAGCACAAAGCTTTCAATGGATTTTGCAGATAAAAGTTATGCAGCAGGAAGAACCACTATCTTTGATTTAAATGTAGCCAGAAATAATTATGCGAATGCACAGGGTTCTGTGGCTCAAGCTAAATTTAATTATCTTTTCAGTCTTAAATTGTTGAATTTCTATGCAGGAATTCCACTAAGTTTGTAA
- a CDS encoding mannose-1-phosphate guanylyltransferase, translated as MSKSDKYCVIMAGGIGSRFWPMSTQKFPKQFQDILGVGRTMIQQTYDRISKIIPNENIFVITNKEYMSLSHQQLPEIPESNIVGEPLMKNTAACNLYMANKIAEIDPDATIVVLPADHLILKENVFLEKVELAFDLASKNDYLVTLGITPTRPDTGYGYIQFVDKKEAECFKVKTFTEKPILEIAQSFLESGDFLWNAGIFIWNVKSIHKAFETYLPEMTQHFMACEYNAESEDNCIELIYPKVQKISIDNGILEKAKNVYVIPSDLGWSDLGTWTSVYENAEKDANENTVKLKYLLAYNSKGNIVRMKSNNKAVIIDGLENYIIVDTDKALLICPRDNDQLIKDYVLDLKNFKKGEKFM; from the coding sequence ATGTCAAAATCAGATAAATACTGTGTAATTATGGCAGGTGGGATTGGTAGCAGATTCTGGCCTATGAGTACGCAGAAGTTTCCAAAACAATTTCAGGATATTTTAGGAGTAGGACGTACAATGATCCAACAGACTTACGACAGGATTAGTAAGATCATTCCTAATGAAAATATTTTTGTTATTACAAATAAGGAGTATATGAGTCTTTCTCATCAACAATTGCCTGAAATTCCTGAAAGTAATATCGTTGGAGAGCCCTTGATGAAAAACACGGCAGCATGTAATCTTTATATGGCAAATAAAATTGCTGAGATTGATCCTGATGCTACAATAGTTGTTTTGCCTGCAGATCATTTAATATTAAAAGAAAATGTTTTCCTTGAAAAAGTAGAACTTGCCTTTGACCTGGCTTCAAAAAATGATTATCTGGTTACGTTAGGAATCACACCAACAAGGCCGGATACCGGTTATGGATATATTCAATTTGTTGATAAAAAAGAAGCTGAATGTTTTAAAGTTAAAACATTCACAGAAAAACCAATTTTAGAAATCGCTCAAAGTTTCTTAGAAAGTGGAGACTTTCTTTGGAATGCAGGAATCTTTATCTGGAATGTGAAAAGTATTCATAAGGCGTTCGAAACCTACCTTCCTGAAATGACTCAACATTTTATGGCTTGTGAATATAATGCTGAGAGTGAGGATAATTGTATTGAGCTTATTTATCCAAAAGTTCAAAAGATCTCTATAGATAATGGAATTTTGGAAAAAGCTAAAAATGTATATGTTATACCTTCAGATCTTGGATGGAGCGATTTAGGGACATGGACCTCTGTTTATGAAAATGCGGAAAAAGATGCTAATGAAAATACGGTAAAGCTTAAATATCTCCTTGCATATAACTCGAAAGGGAATATTGTTCGGATGAAGAGCAACAACAAGGCTGTCATTATAGATGGACTGGAAAACTACATTATCGTAGATACGGATAAAGCACTGCTTATTTGTCCGCGAGACAATGATCAGCTTATAAAAGATTATGTTCTTGACCTGAAGAACTTCAAAAAAGGAGAGAAGTTTATGTAG
- a CDS encoding MotA/TolQ/ExbB proton channel family protein, translating into MLLTELTQILFAQIATPAVATDNLEFSFWKIMFHGGAFAKIVMAIVLLLGVFSVYLFFERFFFIKRLSSKTDSNFMNNIEDFIKEGKIESAADYCKRQNSPEGRILEKGISRLGRPVSDIVSAMESQAQVEVANMEKNLNLLAVVPSIAPMLGLLGTVIGMIIAFFNLSHATGSFSPKTLSEGIYTALGQTAVGLAVAIPANFFYNILLTRIDKFVLKTQNMSGEFLDLINKPL; encoded by the coding sequence ATGCTGTTAACGGAACTTACCCAGATCTTATTTGCACAAATTGCGACACCCGCAGTTGCCACAGACAATTTAGAATTTTCATTTTGGAAAATAATGTTCCATGGAGGAGCTTTCGCTAAGATAGTGATGGCCATTGTGTTACTTCTTGGTGTATTTTCTGTTTATCTGTTTTTTGAACGTTTTTTCTTTATTAAAAGATTATCGTCGAAAACAGATTCCAACTTTATGAATAATATTGAAGACTTTATAAAAGAAGGAAAAATTGAATCTGCTGCTGATTACTGCAAAAGGCAGAATTCACCCGAAGGTAGAATTTTGGAAAAAGGAATTTCAAGATTAGGACGTCCTGTGTCAGATATTGTAAGTGCAATGGAATCGCAGGCTCAGGTTGAAGTAGCCAATATGGAGAAAAACCTAAATCTTTTAGCTGTAGTTCCAAGTATTGCTCCTATGTTAGGACTTTTAGGAACTGTTATCGGGATGATTATTGCTTTCTTTAATCTATCTCATGCAACAGGATCTTTCTCTCCAAAAACTCTTTCAGAAGGTATTTATACTGCGTTGGGACAAACGGCAGTTGGTTTAGCTGTAGCTATTCCTGCAAACTTTTTTTATAACATCCTTTTAACAAGGATTGATAAATTTGTACTGAAGACCCAGAATATGTCTGGAGAATTTTTAGATCTTATCAACAAACCTTTATAA
- a CDS encoding GNAT family N-acetyltransferase encodes MSLRNQPKENNFYETERLIIRPISLDDSAFIFDLYNRPKFIKFIGDRQLKTISDAEDYIKNRFLPQLEKLGFGNYLVVTKDENKKVGAVGIFERDGLDILDIGFSLLDEFEGKGYAYEAAMMVKSIGMDEFGLKKISAITSKDNFSSQKLIEKLGLKFQKYVTLPNDEEELRYYETE; translated from the coding sequence ATGAGCCTAAGAAATCAACCAAAAGAAAATAATTTCTACGAAACTGAAAGATTGATCATTCGTCCAATATCTTTGGATGATAGTGCTTTTATATTTGATCTTTATAACAGGCCAAAATTTATTAAATTTATTGGAGATCGCCAGCTAAAAACGATTTCTGATGCAGAAGACTATATTAAAAACAGATTTCTTCCTCAGCTTGAAAAGTTAGGATTTGGAAATTATTTGGTTGTAACGAAAGATGAGAATAAAAAAGTCGGTGCTGTAGGTATTTTTGAACGTGATGGGCTTGATATTTTGGATATTGGCTTCTCTCTGTTGGATGAATTTGAAGGAAAAGGTTATGCCTATGAAGCAGCAATGATGGTTAAATCAATTGGAATGGATGAATTCGGATTGAAGAAGATATCTGCTATTACTTCCAAAGATAATTTTTCTTCACAAAAGTTAATCGAGAAACTTGGATTGAAATTCCAAAAATATGTAACTCTTCCCAATGATGAGGAGGAATTAAGATATTACGAAACTGAGTAA
- a CDS encoding DUF885 domain-containing protein has translation MKNVLCKGILCLGLVVSLTACKKSDSPLTKVTPTNLDSIASNYYEQYLKLYPLDATSQGDPRYNDQLPINIDKDFITGEIAFYNSIQNQLDKVDYNGLSDDDKVVYDVLDYTLKDKIEAYAYHPEYIPFSQFTGLPLNFPLFGSGEGSQPFKTEKDYADWLQRMNKFPLWMDSAIENFKEGINNKVVLPKKLIVKMIPQMKAEEIITPDFDKNIFYGPIKNFPKDFSKAQKDKFTALYKDAILKKIIPAYTKMGVFLETEYLPKGRDTDGYNSLPRGNEIYQYYVKSWTTTNKSPEEINKIGLQQVAMLRAEMEKVKQQVGFTGSLEEFINFVKTDPKAMPYKTSKEVLDGFNGILSKITPKLKTMFSVTPKTKFEIRQTEKFREASASAEYIQGTPDGKRAGIFYVPLPDPSKFNVTSGMESLFLHEAIPGHHYQVSLQQENTKLPKFMRFGWFGAYGEGWAHYCETLGPEFGLYTDPYQKMGYLSDQMLRAVRLVVDTGLHTGRMTREEAIKYFLSNISYDEAGATAEVERYMAMPGQALGYKIGSLRIRELRDKYQKQLGSKFSLASFHDEVLSQGCLPLDVLNRKMELWAKKQK, from the coding sequence ATGAAAAATGTTTTATGTAAAGGTATTTTGTGCTTAGGATTAGTAGTAAGCCTTACAGCTTGTAAAAAATCTGATTCACCCTTAACAAAAGTGACTCCCACCAACCTGGATTCTATTGCTTCAAACTATTATGAACAATACCTAAAATTATATCCATTGGATGCTACCTCACAAGGTGATCCGAGATATAACGATCAACTGCCGATTAATATCGATAAAGATTTTATCACAGGAGAGATCGCTTTTTACAATTCAATTCAAAATCAATTAGACAAGGTAGATTACAATGGTCTTTCAGACGATGACAAGGTAGTTTACGATGTTCTGGATTATACATTGAAAGATAAAATTGAAGCTTATGCTTACCATCCGGAATACATTCCATTTAGTCAGTTTACGGGCCTGCCTTTAAATTTCCCTTTATTTGGAAGTGGTGAAGGGAGCCAGCCATTTAAAACAGAAAAAGATTACGCAGATTGGCTACAAAGGATGAATAAATTTCCCTTATGGATGGATAGTGCAATAGAAAATTTTAAAGAAGGAATCAATAATAAAGTCGTTTTACCTAAAAAACTGATTGTAAAAATGATTCCTCAGATGAAAGCGGAGGAAATTATTACCCCTGATTTTGACAAAAATATTTTCTACGGACCCATCAAAAATTTCCCAAAAGATTTTTCGAAAGCTCAAAAAGATAAATTTACAGCTCTTTATAAAGACGCTATTTTGAAAAAAATCATTCCTGCTTATACCAAAATGGGTGTGTTTTTAGAAACGGAATACCTTCCTAAAGGAAGAGATACTGATGGATACAACAGTCTTCCAAGAGGAAATGAAATCTACCAATATTATGTAAAAAGTTGGACCACAACTAATAAATCGCCTGAAGAAATTAATAAAATTGGACTTCAGCAGGTAGCCATGCTTCGTGCAGAAATGGAAAAAGTGAAGCAACAGGTTGGATTTACCGGAAGCCTGGAAGAATTTATCAATTTTGTAAAAACTGATCCTAAAGCAATGCCTTATAAAACTTCAAAAGAAGTTCTGGATGGTTTTAACGGGATTTTATCTAAAATTACCCCGAAACTAAAGACCATGTTTAGTGTAACTCCAAAAACAAAATTTGAAATCAGACAAACCGAGAAATTCAGGGAAGCAAGTGCGAGTGCAGAATACATCCAGGGAACTCCAGATGGAAAAAGAGCCGGCATTTTCTATGTTCCTCTTCCCGATCCTTCAAAATTTAATGTGACTTCAGGAATGGAATCCCTATTCTTACATGAAGCTATTCCGGGACACCATTATCAGGTTTCCCTTCAACAGGAAAACACGAAGTTACCAAAGTTTATGAGATTTGGTTGGTTTGGAGCCTATGGAGAAGGTTGGGCACATTACTGTGAAACTTTAGGTCCTGAGTTTGGATTATACACCGATCCTTATCAAAAAATGGGCTACTTAAGCGATCAGATGCTGAGAGCGGTACGATTGGTCGTGGACACTGGATTACATACAGGAAGAATGACAAGAGAAGAAGCTATAAAATATTTCTTAAGCAATATTTCCTATGATGAAGCAGGAGCTACTGCAGAAGTGGAAAGATACATGGCAATGCCGGGACAGGCTTTAGGATATAAAATAGGTTCTTTAAGAATTCGTGAACTTCGTGATAAATACCAGAAACAACTAGGCAGTAAATTTAGTCTGGCAAGTTTCCATGACGAAGTTTTGAGTCAGGGATGTCTTCCTTTGGATGTCCTGAATAGAAAAATGGAACTTTGGGCAAAGAAGCAGAAGTAA
- a CDS encoding bifunctional folylpolyglutamate synthase/dihydrofolate synthase, which translates to MTTKEYQEAVDWLFVQAPNYQIDGEKAYKPGLDNITKLCAFFDNPQEKIKCIHIGGTNGKGSTSNMLASILQEAGYKVGIYNSPHLIDFTERIKVNGENCDKEFVFNFIQKLKTLPEDILPSFFEFTTIMAFEYFYQQQVDFAIIEVGLGGRLDSTNIIKPMVSAITNVQLDHQNILGNTIEEIAYEKAGIIKSNITIISGDENETVKNIIRDKAKKENANFIDATSIKSDLKSDLKGNYQQKNIRVVLALTDELTRLNVEISHQDIESGLLNVNQNTGFIGRWFEFSKTPLTICDTAHNQAGLEQVFSQLNSIDRHKHVILGFVNDKKIDEVMNLLPENSKFYFAKPAIHRGRHPKDYEDLLINAKIIYKIFDSVQEAYLSAKQECTNDEMIFIGGSNFVVGEFLEKNLSVKE; encoded by the coding sequence ATGACAACCAAAGAATATCAAGAAGCCGTAGACTGGCTTTTCGTGCAAGCACCCAACTATCAGATCGATGGTGAGAAGGCTTACAAGCCGGGATTGGATAATATAACCAAGCTTTGTGCTTTTTTTGACAACCCACAGGAAAAAATAAAATGTATTCATATTGGAGGAACGAATGGAAAGGGTTCAACAAGTAATATGTTGGCCTCTATACTCCAGGAAGCAGGATACAAAGTCGGAATATATAATTCACCTCATCTTATTGATTTTACAGAACGTATAAAAGTGAACGGTGAAAATTGTGATAAAGAATTTGTTTTTAATTTCATTCAGAAACTAAAAACTCTTCCAGAGGACATTCTACCCTCTTTTTTTGAGTTCACAACCATAATGGCTTTTGAGTATTTTTATCAGCAGCAAGTCGATTTTGCTATTATAGAAGTAGGATTGGGAGGCAGACTAGACTCTACAAACATAATAAAACCTATGGTTTCTGCCATTACGAATGTACAATTAGACCATCAGAACATATTAGGTAATACCATCGAGGAAATTGCCTATGAGAAAGCAGGCATTATTAAAAGTAATATTACAATCATTTCGGGAGATGAAAATGAGACTGTAAAAAATATTATTAGGGATAAAGCCAAAAAAGAAAATGCCAATTTTATTGACGCTACTTCCATAAAATCAGATTTAAAATCAGATTTAAAAGGAAACTATCAACAAAAGAATATCCGGGTTGTTTTAGCTTTAACAGATGAATTAACAAGGTTAAATGTTGAAATTTCACACCAGGATATTGAAAGTGGATTACTAAATGTTAATCAGAACACCGGATTTATTGGTCGTTGGTTTGAGTTTTCCAAAACTCCATTAACGATTTGTGATACCGCTCACAATCAAGCAGGATTAGAACAGGTTTTTTCCCAGCTCAATTCAATTGATCGCCACAAACATGTTATTTTAGGTTTTGTAAATGATAAAAAAATAGATGAAGTGATGAATTTGCTGCCTGAAAATTCTAAGTTTTATTTTGCAAAACCAGCTATTCACAGGGGACGCCATCCAAAAGATTATGAAGATTTGCTCATTAATGCAAAAATAATTTACAAAATTTTTGATTCTGTACAGGAAGCGTATTTATCTGCAAAACAAGAATGTACAAATGATGAAATGATTTTTATTGGCGGAAGCAACTTTGTAGTCGGAGAATTTTTAGAAAAAAATTTGTCTGTAAAAGAATAA